From a single Adhaeribacter swui genomic region:
- a CDS encoding efflux RND transporter periplasmic adaptor subunit translates to MNKYSILLLLSFLILNSCSKSENTEEPKNQGKATAQQAAAPNPDQIKLTPEQVKNIGIVLGSASEQTLGTTLQLSGEVDVPPSGLISISVPYGGFLRQTSMIPGAQVHKGQVLAILEHPDYVQIQQDYLDTKTKIELAQQEYARQQELVAEKISAAKNVQQVRAELQLLKNNQAALRQKLLMINVNPEGLTPGKISRTISLQSPINGFVKNVNANVGKMISANDILFELVNTDELHIELNAFEKDISKLKPGQKFSFRLPNEQKDRLAEISLVGQSVQGDNIIPVHGHLLQKDPKLLPGMFVTASIQTGQKETTILPETAVVQLEGKKYIFVEEQANQFKKIPVETGIKNQDKIEVNLPEILKNSDKIAIKGAHNLLAILAKDEE, encoded by the coding sequence ATGAATAAATATAGCATCTTGCTTCTTCTTAGTTTTTTAATTTTAAACAGTTGTTCTAAATCAGAGAACACCGAAGAACCCAAAAATCAAGGGAAAGCCACTGCCCAGCAAGCGGCCGCACCTAATCCGGATCAAATAAAATTAACCCCGGAGCAGGTTAAAAATATCGGCATTGTGTTAGGTAGCGCCTCGGAGCAAACCTTGGGTACTACTTTGCAATTATCCGGGGAAGTAGATGTGCCGCCTTCTGGTTTAATTAGTATTTCGGTGCCTTACGGGGGCTTTCTCCGGCAAACATCCATGATTCCGGGGGCTCAGGTGCACAAAGGCCAGGTACTGGCCATTCTGGAACATCCGGATTACGTGCAAATTCAACAAGATTACCTGGATACCAAAACTAAAATAGAACTGGCGCAGCAAGAATATGCCCGACAACAAGAGCTGGTAGCAGAGAAAATAAGTGCGGCTAAAAACGTGCAGCAGGTACGGGCCGAATTGCAATTATTAAAAAATAACCAGGCGGCTTTAAGGCAAAAATTGCTCATGATTAACGTGAACCCCGAGGGACTAACCCCGGGAAAAATTAGCCGGACCATTAGTCTGCAATCGCCGATTAACGGTTTTGTAAAAAACGTAAATGCTAACGTGGGCAAAATGATTAGCGCCAATGATATTTTATTTGAGCTGGTAAATACCGATGAACTGCACATTGAATTAAACGCCTTCGAAAAAGATATCAGCAAATTAAAACCGGGTCAAAAATTTAGCTTTCGTTTGCCGAACGAGCAAAAAGACCGCTTAGCGGAAATTTCGTTGGTGGGGCAAAGTGTCCAAGGGGATAACATTATTCCGGTACACGGGCATTTGCTTCAGAAAGACCCTAAGCTATTGCCGGGCATGTTTGTAACTGCCTCCATCCAAACCGGCCAGAAAGAAACAACAATTTTACCCGAAACTGCCGTGGTGCAACTGGAAGGCAAGAAGTACATTTTTGTGGAAGAGCAAGCTAATCAGTTTAAAAAAATACCAGTGGAAACCGGCATTAAAAACCAGGATAAAATCGAGGTGAACTTACCGGAAATTTTAAAAAATTCTGATAAGATAGCGATTAAAGGCGCCCACAACTTATTGGCTATACTTGCCAAAGACGAGGAATAA